Below is a genomic region from Balaenoptera acutorostrata chromosome 9, mBalAcu1.1, whole genome shotgun sequence.
atttttcccttggtgctttcaataacttttctttgtctttaatttttgtcaatttgattactatgtgtctcagtatgttactccttgggtttatcctgcctgggaatctctgcgcttcctggacttgggtggctatttcctttcccacgttagggaaattttcgactataatctcttcaaatattttcttgagtcctttctctctctcttctccttctgggacccctataatgcaaatgatgttgcatttaatgttgtctcagaggtctcttaggctgtcttcatttcttttcattctttttttaaaattctgttccacggcagtgaattccaccattctgtcttccaggtcacttatccattcttctgcctcagttattctgctattgattccttctagtgtagttttcatttcagttattgtattgttaatctctgtttgtttgttctttaattcttctaggtgtttgttctttaattcttctaggtctttgttaaacatttcttgcatcttctccatctttgcctccattctttttccgaggtcctggatcatcttcactatcattattctgaattctttttctggaaggttgcctatctccacttcatttagttgtttttctggggctttatcttgttccttcatctggtacaaagtcctctgccttttcatcttgtctgtctttctgtgaatgtggttttccttccacaggctgaagaattgtagttcttcttgcttatCCTGTCTTCCCTCTCTACCTTGTATAACTTATGCAACCTCACACATCAGTCTAGAGCCCTGACTGGAGGTGAGAGAGAGGTGGTCCCAGGCTGGAATCCCAGCCCTAAGGGcaccatgggcaagttactttagctgtttgcacctcagtttcctcactggtaaaatgggaatactaaAGCATTCATCGTAGGGTTGTGGTGAAAGAGCTTAGTATAGAACTTGATGTGAAGTGGGTGCTCATAATTGTTAGTCAGCAAACAATGACAACTCATGGCTAGGAAATTGCAGCAGAAGTGGGCTTCTGGCTCCCACTTGAATGCTCTTTGCCCCACACTAAGCCATTTCATTACATGACCCTCTTCCCTTGTTCATTTCACAGCTGAGACACCCAGGTTGAAGAAGTGAGCTGTGCATTAGGACACAGACAGCCAAGAGGCAGCTTGGTCTCAGGTGACCTGAAAGAATTAATTACTGCCCTGGTTTCAAGTGCACCAGTTGCCAAAGGGAAAGGCCGCCCTCTAACTGACCCGGTGAGCTGATGAAGGAGGAGCCAGGCTCTTGCTGAGGCAGTCACGGAGTACTGAAATGACTGACAGAAGTCTGGCAGTTCTATCCCTGGGCAGATGGATCGCCTGATACAGATGTTGGGACCCAAGCCCTGGGATTGGCCTAAAAGAGGGCTGTGTTGACCCACCAGCTGGGCCTTGCATTCTGTCAAACTGCTGTGCATCCAGACAAAAATAACAGCCTGGAAATAGTGCTGAGGCAGTCTGCCAGCCTCTGTATGGAAGCTAAAGCCACCATGCAGATGCTGACCAAGTGCTACCGCAGGAACTGCCTGCTGACTGTCATGGACCAGTACTCGGCCATGGTGTGCAACATGAAACAGCTGGTGATGATCCCCAGCCTTCTGTGGGATGTGCAGCTGAGTGTTCATGGACGCCAGGCCTAGGCAGGGGCTCCCTATCTCTACAACTACTTCACCATGCTCAAGGCCATCTGCGTGGATGTGGAACATGGGCTGCTGCCCTGGGAAGAGTGGAAGGCCAAGGTGGCAGGTGGCAAAGCCGATGAGGCTGAGAATGAAGCTGCAGAGCCAGAGGAGGCCGAGGAGGAGAGGGTCTTCGGGCAGCTGGACCTGGAAGCCTAGTTCCACCTGCACTTCTCCAGCCTTCCTCATATCCTCACCCACCTTACCCTGAAAGCTGAGGAGGTGACGAGGAAATACCAGGAAATAATGGGACAGCCCATAGAGGCCTCGGACTCTAGGAAAGGTAACGGTGGCCATGCTAGTGGGTGTCAGAGTCCACTGAGGGACATCCCAGGGGAGGAAATAGAGCAGTGGTGAACCCAGTGTGAGAGGGAGAGCCTGGCTCTCAGACAAAGCCACCCTCACTTTGGGATATTGGGACCATGACCTGGGAAGGTCCAAGGCCAGGCCTGCCTTACTCTCCTTCTGACCCAGAATTGGTGAGTAATGGTGGTGAACTGTCATGGAAACATAAGGAAAAGTGATTGGTGAGTGCATACCTTACGTGCACTTATATGTATTTGTGCAATTATTAGTAAGTATGTGAATATTTGGAGCTGTACGAACTGAACAGGTGTGCTCTCACCATTGACTTCTTTAAGAATCTGATTAAAGCCaaggactctctctctctccagagtCTAGGCATAAAGACACATAACTGTACATGCAATTTCAGGGGATATGCCATCTACTAGGGCCTATCCATGAATTCTAAAATAAGAACCCCTGATGTCACATATAAATGATAGCTTCTATTTGAGCACATAATGAATGCCAGCATAGTCCCTAAATGCTTGAGAtaggattaactcatttaatcttcataacaattctaggaagatagttttttttttttaaattaattaattaattaatttttggctgctttgggtcttcattgctgtgcgtgggctttctctagttgcagtgagcaggagctactcttcattgtgatgcacgggcttctcactgtggtggcttctcgttgcagagcacaggctctaggcgcacaggcttcagtagttgtggcacacgggcttcagtagttgtggctcgcggcctctagagcgcaggctcagtagttgtggcgcacaggcttagctgctccgtggcatgtgggatcttcctggaccagggctcgaacctgtgtcccttgcattgataggcggattcttaaacactgtgccatcagggaagtccagaagacaggttttattttttctattttataagtgAAGAAACTTACCCAAGGCATGTGTTTACTCACGTGTAGAACGTGAATTCTATGTGTGTGTGGCACTGCTTCCAACATTTTTTCAAGTTATGAAATATGGAGAATTATATGGCACATGGGGGTACATAGGTGAGGCTGCTCACAGTAGTCCTGCAACTAGCAGGGGTACTCTTGCCATCCCAAGTGGCAGCCAGCCAAATGGAAAGCTAAAGGACCACTATGTGGGCACTCAAATCTGTTCCGGGGACACCAGTGTGGAGGCATGCCTGTTGGGAAGCCCAGTTGTGAGGACGTATACATACGTGTTGGAATCTGAGCACAGAAGGGCTGGGGTTGTGAGGTGTAGATGAGCAGGAAGCTAGACTAGCAGGTGGTGGCacagggaaggaggtgggaaggggatCTGGGACAGTCATGGATGGGTCACTCCTGGGTAATGATTGGGAGAAATTTGGCCACGGCACATGCCAGTTTTGATCCTGTGCCACCTGTCAGCCCTGCTCCCACAAACTGGCTTCATCGGTAATAAACCATGTCCAAGTCCATGTCCATGGGAATCTCAAAACCACCCGATGCAGGTATTTGGGCAGAatctttatcctcattttacctgTAAGGAAATTAAATCCAGAGAGATGAACTGACTCACCCAAAGTCACATAATTAgtaaggggattaaaaaaaagcaagaatggCCCCAACTTTGAGCTGGGTGTTCTTTCCATCAGATTTACTCTCTGCTATATTGTGTTATCTTCATGATTTTCCTGAGGCCACTCTATAATGATGGGAAATACACATGGATTCTGAACACATAGCCTATAAAGAGCTCTGCTCCTGGTATTTTCTCAGCCATTTTCCCTTCCCCTACctcaaacccaaacccaaactgCCAACTTCAacccgcttccctctccccttgaGGCTCCCTGGGTGGCCTTTCAGAGGTTCTTCTTGAATGTAATGGGGCTGGGTCAAGAgctctgggttcaagtcctgattCCATCACTAATGAGCTGTGAGGCCTTGTTTTCACTCActtctctgggtttcagtttattcactgaataataaaaaaattaataaaaacaattagCACTTGAATAGTCTTGTAGTTTAAAATCACTTGCCTATCAATGATCTAATGGAATTATAATCCCCTCTTACAAATGGAAAAACTGGAGGTCTGAGAGATAAAATGAGTCCGAGGTTACTcaggaaatggcagagccaagatgtGAATGGGCCCTGGCCTAGCTCACATCTAATTCCTTTCCTCTACACTACTGGATTTCCTTATCACCTTAGAATTCTGCAGcttgggctggaggtgggaatTAGGGATGGCAAAGCGGTGAGAAACCCCACTCCTTGGTCAGCCAAACCACTTCAAAGACAAGAGCAGCCAATTCTACATTGCAACGCTTCAACGCACCCTAGCTTGTTTTTTGTGGCAGCTGtacagaagttaaaaaatatcTGGCCTCTTGTCCTGGCTCTTCACTGATCTCTCTATGCCCTGGACAACTTAGTTCACCTTTCTGTAGTTTTCCTGTTAGTAAAATGTAGAGATGAAACTAGGTGAGATATTGCAGCACTGACAACCGGATTCTTCTTGTAGCGCTATAATGCCACCAGAGTTTTCCTACAGCAGCACCGCTGtgctttttcagtatttttcctaCTTTAATAGGCATGTGACAGTACCTTAATGGTGTGAATTTATACTGACTGCTTTCTTAAAATTTCTGCACTCCACAGCTTACTCCACATGATAGAAGGCAGACTCTGTGATGAGGACATGGAGCAGTTCGCTAGCCTGATGATGATAAGACCAGAAAGACCTGGACCTGCAGCTAGAAGTGAAGGTGACTTGGATGTCTGGGATGCTTCCCTACCTGCCTCTGAGAACCAATTCGTGGACTCATCACTGGGTCACCTTTAGGTTGCTTGTTGCTATTCACAACTCTCCTTGCTCCTCTTACCAGCTTGGGGTGGTAGCCAGTGGTTCACAAGGGACCACATGTCACCTGGCCAATGTGTTACAGGAGAAAGAGAAGTTTTAGCATCCGACTAATTGAAGTTCACATCCTTCCCTCTTGGCAGTCATTcactgtgatcttgggcaagttatttaacccacTGTAGcctaaatttcctcatctataaaatggggaaagtgttacctacctcataaagttgttatgaaaattaaacacGACAATAAGTCAAAAGCAGCTGGCATGTGAGAGCTATTATTATAGGtggatttttttctcccaccCTCACCTTGTCTTTGTTCTAGCCCTCCCTTActttttagcctccagaactaagaAGTAGCAGAGTCCTAAACTCTGAGTGAGTGGTTCACACTCTTACTCCTGCTGAGCACAGGTGAACTATAAACTTATTTATTGCAgtagcaataaaaaataataccttGTATTTGTACATATCTTTATTAACCTCTACTTTCTCAGACGCGATTTCATTTTTAACAAGTAGGACTCAAGAGAAGAGAGATGGAACCATCTGATTTGCCCATCTGCTTATATTCAGACTGCCACCTAATTTGAAATCACATGTAAATAAACAGttttattaatctccaaaacctAATCTGATTATAAAATCTGACCTTGGAAACAAAAACGTTTTGGACAAGCATTTGGACTTGATAAGCCATAAAGAGTAACCTCATTCTAGTTAGGTGGGATCTTTTACTTCTAATTGCACCAAGCTCCACTGTAGACAGCCTTAGCTACTGAGCCCACTTTCTCCAGGATGATCCATCTAAGAGCTGAGACCCCTTTGCCGTATCAGCTGTTCTCCTGGTCTTGAGTTTCCTCCTTCTCAACCACCCTCTACGTTGTTGCAGAGAGCTCAGTAATACAAACATGATCATGTTATTCCTATTTAAAATCCTTTAGTGACTTTCCACTACCTACAGAATCAAGTCAAAATTATTCTGCACGACTCACAAAACCTACCATAATCTGGCTTGCTTGGATTCACTTTGCATTAGAACTGGAGCAGGCAAAACtcttctgtaaagggccatatattaaatattttaggctttgcagaccataAGGTCTCTGTCACCACCATTCAACTCTGCTGCAGTAGCATGGAAGCAGCCATAAACAGGTAAACAAATGAGCTTGGCTGTGTCCAATAAAATTGTATTGGCAGtgagccagatttggcccacaggctatagtttgccaactcTGAACTAAAACTAAACCCCATTTTTAAATCTGCCAGATGTCTTCTTAAAACTAGgtaaatggagggcttccctggtggcgcagtggttgagaatctgcctgacaatgcaggggacatgggttcgagccctggtctgggaagatcccacatgccacggagcaactgggcccgtgagccacagctactgagcctgtgcgtctggagcctgtgctccgcaacaagagcggccgcgacagtgagaggcccgcgcactgcgatgaagagtggcccccacttgccgcaactagagaaatccctcgcacagaaacgaagacccaacacagccataaataaataaataaatttaaaaccagGAAggatgaagatttaaaaaaaaaaaaacaaaactaggtaAATGGAAACTGACCATTCTCCGATGAACTATTTTTCTTATGACAAAAAGGAGTCAGAGTGCTTATGATTACCATTTTAATCACAAGGTGTTAATGTATAGATTACCATACACTTCAGATGTCATAGAAACAGTTccacaaaattcagaaaaaaccGGTATCAGTGAAACCAGAGCAAGCATTTTGAAGACTTCAACGCACTGGATGGAATTCTTCAAGAATTTCACCataagttttcttatctataaaaagaGAGAtcacaaaagatttttaaattgtgtttaaaaaatcatatttcctaaagaaaaattaacacttAATATTCTTTTAAGAACTGCCTTATTTTCTAGTCCTCAGCCATGGCTTGGCAATCACTGAGGCATTTTGTTCCACTGAATGAAGAATAACTTTGGAAGAATCTGTGGTGACATCCAGATGGTTATCTGGAGGGGCAAAGTGCTGCCAGGGGAATCCTAGCTGAAGGGGtaaaagaaggaatgaataggGAGGGGCCAGGAGCCGAGGCAGTCAAGCTCTCCATGCCTGCACTGTCCATGCAGGAGGCTCTGGGCACACCTGCCAGTGATCTGCTGCTCAGAGAGAATGAGCCTGTGAGGCTACACTCACTGCCAGAGGGCTAGTGGAAATGCAGAGGCAAAGAGCCAGAGGTCTGGGACTGAGGACTAACTGCCACTGGGTCTCCCTCTTAGAAATCAATATTCCCAAGATTCCTTTCAGCTCTAACATCCAGCAGTCCTGAGTATTTCCCATCCCTGATACATCTACTATTCAGGGCTTTGTACTAGTCTTTGAGCTCTTCATTGGCAAAAAAAAGCTGCCTTTCTGATCCACCATAAATATCACATATGTGACTGAAGGCTAGGGAAATGTTAGAGTAATATAATTTCAGAGCTAAATAGGACCCTACACATCATCATTCAGTCTGATGAAATTTAAATGCTTAATACTACACTTTTACATAAATAGGAAAAtctaaaaatacatttacaaaattttcaaaatttcaaatatttcctaCACTCATTCACTCATGTATACACACATCTATATTGTGTATCTGTATAAAATGTGAACAAGAAAACAGCAGTATTACAGTTATATTCACAGCTGCACAAAGATAAGTAGAGTGTGCTAAGGAAATTCCTGTCTATAGCTGGATGAAGGCTTCATTGAGATGATGAATCTTGAGCAGGAATTTTGTTAGGTGCATAGAGTGGAAATGGGGCAAGAGGAGGACTAAGGAGGTATAGCATGTACAAAGTGATATAGGGCAGGTTCAGGACAGCATTTCATGAGGCAGGAGATGAGGCAGGGCCCTATGTAGTTCAGGccagccattatttatttaagTGCCTACTACGTGTAGGCTCTGTGCTGGAGGCTGGAGAAACAAAGATGAAGCTACAGTCCAGTGAGGGACACAACACACCCTGTGTGTGTTAAGGGGTGGATAAGAGGTATGAGTTAAGTGTTTCTACCAGGCAATTAGCTCAGCCTGGGAAAACAAGCCATCCTAGGGAGTCTTGATTTTATCCAAAAGGCAATGAATAGCTATTTTAAGCACATTCATATTTATCCACAGAGATGTGATTTTCGGTAAGACTAAAGGCAGAGGCAAGCTAGAGGCAAGTGCAAGCGTCCACACAAGAGGTTACCAGGGCCTGAACCAGGGTAGTGACAAGGGTAGAGAGGAGAGTGCAGGGTTGAGAATTATTTAGGGATTAGAACGGTAAGACTTGATGACTAATGGGAAGTCAAAGACACAGACTTGAAGATgattcccaggtttctggctgGAGAGCCTAGGTGGACAGTAGTGCCATTCACTGAAGCAGGACACAGAAGAACAGGAGGTCTGGGCAAGCAGAGGGGACATGAGTTCTGTCTGCTGTCTGAGGGACACAGAGGTACTCAGCCAGAAACTGGATATATGAATTCAAGAGAATTCTGGTCTACAGACAAAGATGTGGAAGTCAACAAAATACAGAAGGCACTGAAGCCATAGGCATGAATAAGATTAACCAGGGAAAATGATACAGAGTAAGAAAGAAGTTTTCTGCAATTAACTTGAAATACCTTTTCCAGGAAAATCCTCTGGATGTGACTTTACATATGCAAACATATCGTGGTCCGTCAGAGCATACATACAGTCTTGACgttttaaaagataatatccgacaaaaataaaggaagtaaCATATAGAAGCTGGCGATGCAAACCTGAAATTGAAACAACAAAtcccaaagaaagcaaaaatcagTCATTgtattaaaaatcacatttttaatgtttcagatatataatttatttctttcgacattctttaaaaaaaaaaaggcttttgtaTATGGGTATTCTTTGGGACATCTTCCTAAGGATATCTGGCAACTATGAAAAGCAACATTAAGTCTACAAATATAACTATCAACAGAacccaagattttttaaattcaggttTTATAAGTTTCTTCAAGGAAAAAGGTGGGTAAGTACAAAAACTTGAATGGCagactgaaacagaaaaaaaaattttcctttttcaataAGTTAACTTTAGACCTACACTAGCTTGTATTCCAGGACATGTTCAGGAGATGACAAGTAGAGGTAAAGTACTCTACAGATGGTCTAAAAGCAATTTGGTTTGTCTCCatatactgatttatttttgcatatctAGTGGTTACTAAAACAGTACACTGTACGACAAACATATCTCAATTCTCTTTTGTACCTTCtaaattttgtaattttgcaTGTATTTCTTATTCaaaaactatctttaaaaaatcatcctactgggatttccctggcggtccagtggttaagactctgcgcttccactgcagggggtatgggttcgatccctggttggggaactaagatcccacatgccacgcagagcagaaaaaataaaaataaataataaataaataaaatcatcctACCAAAAAAATCATCCTATTATAATAAGACTGGAGAGGATCAAATCACATGATCTAGGAAAGCCAAAATTTATAATGTGAAGGGGAGATGCAAAGGTATAaactttatatacaaaaatatttttttgcaaaaGGCTAAGGGCAGGTTTTCTAGCTATGCCTCAGAATTCTATTCCCAGCCCTCTTCTTATCCCGTACATGTTCCTTTGGAGAACTTTTTATTCCTATAGTTTTATCTATTATCATCTATAAGTAACATCCAACTCAGGCACCCATGCTGAACAGCAAATATGTCCAAATATTTGACAGATACGTTTACCTGAATACCCCCAAACAAACTCAGTTCCTTCCTATTCATACCTCTTTTTCTTAATTCAGAGAATAAGACCATTTACCCAGGAATCCATGTCCTGGGTAATAAACAcagtaattatcttttttttctaccCTCTTCCCCTACATCCAGTCACTGTCAATTCTACcttataaatatttcctttcctcaCTTCAGGGAACTTATGCTTATTTACACTAACTGGTCTCCCTTTCACCTCATTTTCTACTCCACACTGATCCCAGCTTTTACCCTGTCATTAGAGGAATTTCTACAAAAACACAAACTAGTCTGTCAGTCCCTTCTTCAATTATGGTCAACAGGACCCTAAACTCATGCATATGATCTCCCAGGCCTTTCACGAGCTGCCTCTTCCACCTTCATCTTCTGACACTCCCTGATATGCACATTGTGCCCAGCAATACTGAACTACTTTTAATTCCTCACATGAACTAGGCTCCTTCATGCTTCTATATAGTGTGCACTGATTACTTCTCTGTCCAGCAACTTCCTGATCCTTCAAGATTCAACTCAGACATCACTTCTGCTAAGAAGCCTTCCTATAACTTTCCTGGAGTTAAAAGGATGAACTCATATCTATTAATATGTAAATTGCTATAGTAATTATTTCTCTCTCTACTACCAGGCAAAGTCAATGTTTGATTCATCTTTGTATACCAGCACACAGacagcacttaataaatatataataaatggatgaatggccTTGGGAAAATCAATTTACTACCTCTAAAAGATAATACCTAACCTATCTTTTTCACAGTAGTTATTACAGTGTTTTGGAAAAattgtaaaacaataaaaatacaaagtatcaCTATGACCTGGGACTGGACAAGGCCCAGACTCTTCTGCATTCTCCCTTACCCCGAACAGCCACTGCTTCCCCTAATGGGCCACCTGTAATACAGCAAACCAAAATGTGCTGGGTTCTCCCGTGTGCCACTGGACAACACAGATACAAAGACTcagactctctgtgcttactCATATCCTTCACAGAAGATTTAGATGATATCAGTGTCCTAGCCCTAAAGGCATGGCTTGGCCTCTTCCCAAGTCCTCATTTCCCTAGCCTCTTCTCTTTCAGCAGTGGTCTCCCTTTCACCACATACACAACCCTCCCACAATTatcttccccttctttcctttacTAAGTGAACCTAAACTTGAAAGCCATGGTGCTCTTTGCAGAATGCCATAAACTACTGAtatattaaactagaaatcaataaacatttaattttgtgGATTACACTTAGATACCAACTAACTCTAAATTTAGGGCAGGTAAGTGGTAACCAGAAACAAGGGTTTAAAAACAGGTGATGGGAGAAAAGCTTaagaaaaaattgtatttaatattttatgctAACTTGAAAAAGATCTGCACAACTTGATTTCATTGATAGAATATTCCAACTACCTACAGAATGCCAGGTACTCTCCATCCACAGTTGGAAAATCCACCATATGTTTCTCCTTCCCCACTCCTCCTATGTGCATAAAGTTGTACCACAGTTCATCTTTTTAATAGATATGCCCATCTGGTTTGTAAATCTTTGGATGGTTGGGACAATGTTTTATATTTCCTTGTAATCTacacattcattcaataaatactcattgaacattactatatgccagacattgAACTAGATAAACACAGtatgcattcaataaatgctgctgAGGAAAACTATTTCAATAAAGTCCTCAAGACCTGAATTTTCCAAAGCAACTAAGgggaaacccagggaactcaggAACTCTGACCCCTAGGCCtgggctaagtgctttacatccaTTATCTCACCTAGTTCTCACAGCCACACAAAGAGGTAGACACCATCcctatttcatagatgaggaaactaaagctcacaGAGATAAGTAACTTCTTCAGAATCAAATGGCTAGTAGGGAGGAGGTGGTGTCAAATGCAAAAGCTTGTGCTCTTAACTACTATGCTCTTCTGTCTCCCAGAAAAGGCACAAAACATTGTTTGACAACCATGAGGTGAGATTAAGTGATACATACTTCAAATCTCAGCCAACCGTTTCTTCCTCTGGAACAGGATCCCTCTGATCTGAACCTCCTTTATGCTCCCAAAGCACTCTCTGCTCACCCACCTCTATCAAAATACCTGTCTGTCACACCTAGACCCAGATCTGTTTGTCTCCCGGACACAATTAGGAGTTCCTCAAGGGCAGGTCAGTATTCCTCCCCCTATACAGCCAATGTgtaacactgcctggcacagggAAAGAGCTCAGTTAAGATTGAACAAATATATGGTAAACTGTTTGCATAACAAGAGCTAAGGAAAGGGAAACCTGTTAGGCACCTTTCGTGTGCCAGGCATTTGCCTATAgaatctcacttaattctcacaaaaaaatatgcaaagatgaattattctcactttatagatgaggaaacttgagCTCTGACCAAGTAACTTGCACAAGATGACATGGCTGGGAAGCAGCGGAGCAAGTCCATTTAATTCCAAAATGGAGCTCTTTCCATTACACCAAGTGACAGGCGTGGGCAAGTGTGGAGTGGTGATAAGAAGGGAGAACACTCCATAGTTCCTAGTGGCAGAAATGGACAAAGATCACTCCTTTCTGTGGAGTGGGGTCCTGTCCAAAGCAGATAGGATCTCAAGTCTATTTGAGCACTAGAAATGCCGAAATTTGGTGGGTTGGGAGTCGACCTCCAGACATACATACAGCTGGAAGAAGGCAAAAGAGGCACAAGTAGGTGATTCCTGCTTGCCTGAACCACTGTATTAGCCTTCTTCCTAGCTGGGCTCCTTGGCTCCAATCAGTTTCTAACAAAGTTGACCTTTTAAAACACAGGTCCAATCACTGAACTTCCTCTGATAGCTTTGATAGCTTTCAAAAGCATGTAAGGATCCCATCTGCCTAGAGAATAAATTTCCACCATCCACCTAAATCTTTGTTGCCTTACCGCCCTACTCTGCACTCACTCATCACCAACTGCCCCCCATTCAGGTGCTCTTGCCCCCATTCACTCCCACTAGCC
It encodes:
- the THRSP gene encoding LOW QUALITY PROTEIN: thyroid hormone-inducible hepatic protein (The sequence of the model RefSeq protein was modified relative to this genomic sequence to represent the inferred CDS: substituted 2 bases at 2 genomic stop codons); the encoded protein is MEAKATMQMLTKCYRRNCLLTVMDQYSAMVCNMKQLVMIPSLLWDVQLSVHGRQAXAGAPYLYNYFTMLKAICVDVEHGLLPWEEWKAKVAGGKADEAENEAAEPEEAEEERVFGQLDLEAXFHLHFSSLPHILTHLTLKAEEVTRKYQEIMGQPIEASDSRKAYST
- the NDUFC2 gene encoding NADH dehydrogenase [ubiquinone] 1 subunit C2 produces the protein MMNGRPGRVPLQFLPNEARSLPPPKLTDPRLVYVGFLGYCSGLIDNAIRRRPMVSAGLHRQLLYVTSFIFVGYYLLKRQDCMYALTDHDMFAYVKSHPEDFPGKDKKTYGEILEEFHPVR